Proteins encoded in a region of the Bacillus sp. T3 genome:
- a CDS encoding anti-sigma factor domain-containing protein, producing MKTGIIMQIDEHFLTLLTPDGQFLRARNEESAYLIGQEIQFIPMEAVDWKSRKWYHSVKMKTFVAAALVMIFGTGALIPFYQSNQVYAYMSLDDGSSIELEVNKDLEVIGIVPYNKQGEKIVESIGEWKKKDVSTISGKIVTEMKKQAVGDGEIVLCSTIMGEENKETDKAYKQKMSDIQTSAKNNHSTLVVVEGTENERNKAKNQGVTLGQIKENESAKNENQLKNTDSTSKPKQKKNEQKNTTVPNNEPETESKLESENPPANQNNQTVDNVDPTQHSNKNADSELNGNQNQSKYNQQHWKETQRQETSKKDTTTQSTTNNSNQNNNKTVNKDIKDRTPNK from the coding sequence TTGAAAACTGGAATCATAATGCAAATAGATGAACATTTTTTAACGTTATTAACCCCAGATGGGCAATTTCTTCGGGCTCGAAATGAGGAATCTGCTTATCTAATTGGACAAGAGATTCAATTTATCCCAATGGAAGCGGTAGATTGGAAATCACGAAAATGGTATCATTCAGTGAAAATGAAGACTTTTGTAGCTGCAGCATTAGTCATGATTTTTGGAACTGGGGCTCTTATCCCGTTTTATCAAAGCAATCAGGTATATGCCTATATGTCCCTTGATGATGGCTCAAGCATAGAATTAGAGGTAAATAAAGACCTTGAGGTTATCGGAATCGTTCCCTATAATAAACAAGGTGAAAAAATTGTTGAATCTATAGGTGAGTGGAAGAAGAAGGATGTATCAACTATTTCAGGAAAAATTGTAACCGAAATGAAAAAGCAAGCGGTCGGAGACGGTGAAATTGTTCTTTGCTCAACTATTATGGGTGAGGAGAATAAAGAAACAGATAAAGCATACAAACAAAAAATGTCGGATATTCAAACGTCGGCCAAGAATAATCATTCGACATTGGTAGTCGTTGAAGGAACAGAAAATGAGAGAAACAAGGCCAAAAATCAAGGAGTCACTCTTGGTCAAATTAAAGAAAATGAATCAGCTAAAAATGAAAATCAGTTAAAAAATACTGATTCTACATCTAAACCAAAACAGAAGAAGAATGAGCAGAAAAATACAACCGTACCTAATAATGAACCAGAAACAGAATCGAAATTAGAATCAGAAAATCCACCAGCTAATCAAAACAACCAAACGGTTGATAATGTGGACCCTACACAACACTCAAACAAAAATGCTGATTCAGAGCTAAACGGAAACCAGAATCAATCTAAATATAATCAACAGCATTGGAAAGAAACGCAACGTCAAGAGACAAGTAAAAAAGATACTACAACTCAGTCCACTACTAATAATAGTAATCAGAATAACAATAAAACAGTAAATAAGGACATTAAAGACCGAACGCCAAATAAATAG
- the sigI gene encoding RNA polymerase sigma factor SigI, whose protein sequence is MRSLFGLIFIKKKKKISLEETVALIQQGDQTLQNELIESYKPFIAKTVSTVCKRYIHESDDEFSIGLIAFNESIEKFSPERGKSLLSFAEVIIKRRVIDFIRKNIKENNLRLDTGIDFQSDEPIIGMSIENELSIEQHNKEIEEVQRREEIFLFQQKLQSFGLTFQEIIEQSPKHADARKNAMAIAKMIVDNKELLSYLYEKKRLPIKELEKTAHTSRKTIERNRKYIIAITIILTEEFHFLRDYIKGVIDD, encoded by the coding sequence GTGAGATCATTGTTTGGATTAATATTCATCAAGAAAAAGAAGAAAATCTCGTTAGAGGAAACTGTTGCTCTAATTCAACAAGGTGATCAGACCCTGCAGAATGAACTTATTGAATCCTACAAACCATTTATCGCAAAAACTGTCTCAACTGTTTGCAAGCGATATATACATGAATCAGACGATGAATTTAGCATTGGTCTCATTGCTTTTAATGAATCAATCGAAAAATTTAGCCCTGAAAGAGGGAAATCGTTACTAAGTTTTGCAGAGGTTATCATTAAGAGAAGAGTCATTGACTTTATTCGGAAAAATATTAAAGAAAATAATTTAAGACTAGACACTGGAATAGACTTTCAAAGTGATGAACCTATTATTGGAATGTCGATTGAGAATGAGCTTTCGATTGAACAGCACAACAAAGAAATTGAAGAAGTACAACGCAGGGAAGAGATCTTCCTCTTTCAACAAAAGCTACAATCTTTTGGCCTAACCTTTCAAGAGATTATTGAGCAATCACCAAAACATGCAGATGCAAGAAAAAACGCAATGGCCATTGCGAAAATGATTGTTGACAATAAAGAGCTTTTATCTTATCTATACGAGAAAAAACGACTACCAATTAAGGAATTAGAAAAAACAGCCCATACTAGCAGAAAAACCATTGAGCGAAATCGAAAATATATTATTGCGATTACGATCATTCTAACTGAAGAATTCCACTTTTTAAGAGATTACATTAAAGGGGTGATAGATGATTGA
- a CDS encoding metal-sulfur cluster assembly factor — MSEKLVEKIYEVLEEVLDPELGIDIVNLGLVYEVKVSEELDVEILMTMTSMGCPLAGQIVSDVKIKLSEVLKELRNIDVQIVWSPAWTKDKMSRYAKIALGVRD; from the coding sequence ATGTCAGAAAAACTAGTGGAAAAGATCTATGAGGTTCTTGAGGAAGTGTTAGATCCCGAGCTGGGCATTGATATTGTGAATTTAGGTTTAGTATATGAGGTAAAGGTTTCCGAAGAACTGGATGTAGAAATCCTAATGACGATGACATCAATGGGCTGTCCACTTGCAGGGCAAATTGTAAGTGATGTGAAAATAAAACTTTCCGAAGTACTTAAAGAGCTACGGAATATTGATGTTCAAATCGTATGGAGTCCAGCCTGGACAAAAGACAAAATGTCTCGATATGCAAAAATTGCCCTTGGTGTTCGAGATTAA
- a CDS encoding DUF3231 family protein, producing the protein MDTIKPIKIHARDANLAVSKEPLSAAEVGKLWATYMGNTMAKQVLKFFLHHCEDSKIKKVVENALNLSEGIVSRIEELFRSEQFPTPVGFTEDDLNLDAPRLFVDDFYLHYLKYAGKAGLTLYGIAVPLMTRLDVREFYSNVIELTVKLINQVNDIFMDKGLMMKIPTIPIPEKVDFVKKQNYLNGFLGDIRPLHGLEVAHLFDNIENNATSKAVLTGFYQVAKNDDVRKYFHKGKDLTVSHIEHFEQILHKDDMPAPSFLDHLVTTSTIAPFSDKLMMFHKIDMFSMRIRAYGNSLSVNGRKDLGVDYSRFLAEVGLYVKEGAEIFIDHGWMEQPPEVADRDHLSSQEK; encoded by the coding sequence ATGGACACGATTAAACCAATAAAAATTCATGCAAGGGACGCAAATCTGGCTGTTTCAAAAGAACCTTTATCTGCAGCAGAAGTAGGAAAGCTTTGGGCTACCTATATGGGAAATACCATGGCGAAGCAAGTTCTTAAGTTCTTTCTTCATCATTGTGAGGATTCTAAAATAAAAAAAGTAGTTGAAAATGCACTTAACTTAAGTGAAGGAATAGTATCTAGAATTGAAGAATTGTTTCGGAGTGAGCAATTTCCAACTCCGGTTGGCTTTACCGAAGATGATCTCAATCTAGATGCACCACGACTTTTTGTTGATGATTTTTATTTGCATTACTTAAAATATGCAGGAAAAGCAGGGCTCACCCTTTATGGGATTGCTGTACCGCTTATGACAAGATTAGATGTACGAGAGTTTTATTCCAATGTGATTGAATTAACCGTAAAACTTATAAATCAAGTCAATGATATCTTTATGGATAAGGGCTTAATGATGAAGATCCCAACAATACCGATTCCCGAAAAAGTTGATTTTGTTAAAAAGCAAAACTACTTAAACGGTTTTTTGGGAGATATAAGACCGCTACATGGTTTAGAGGTTGCTCATCTATTCGATAATATCGAAAATAATGCAACAAGCAAGGCGGTCTTAACCGGTTTTTATCAAGTCGCTAAAAATGATGATGTAAGAAAGTACTTTCATAAAGGGAAGGATCTAACGGTGAGTCATATCGAGCATTTTGAACAAATCCTTCATAAGGATGATATGCCAGCGCCCTCCTTTTTGGATCATTTGGTTACAACGTCAACGATTGCCCCATTTTCGGATAAATTGATGATGTTTCATAAGATTGATATGTTTTCAATGAGAATTCGCGCCTACGGAAATTCCTTATCAGTCAACGGAAGAAAGGACTTAGGTGTAGACTACAGTCGGTTTTTGGCGGAAGTCGGTCTATATGTTAAGGAAGGTGCTGAAATTTTTATTGACCATGGATGGATGGAGCAACCACCAGAAGTGGCAGACCGTGACCATCTGTCATCTCAAGAAAAGTAA
- a CDS encoding MarR family transcriptional regulator: protein MAKSNRQMFTSLLTLYRPLINELNVHLAKYNLFSSQWGIIRILKHEEPLSFQAIAKATNIEKPSASSLIHKLISLGYVDIIEGSDKRTKLVRLSTAGELVYEEVESMIDEWVASLFDGISEENQITITQALDIIKRNLI from the coding sequence ATGGCTAAATCAAATCGGCAAATGTTTACTAGCTTATTAACTTTATATCGCCCTTTAATAAACGAGTTAAATGTTCATTTAGCAAAGTACAATTTATTTAGCTCGCAATGGGGCATTATTCGGATATTAAAACATGAAGAACCACTGTCTTTTCAAGCGATTGCCAAGGCTACGAACATTGAAAAACCGAGTGCGTCAAGTCTAATTCATAAATTAATTTCCCTTGGATATGTGGATATTATAGAAGGTTCAGACAAACGAACGAAGCTTGTCCGCTTGTCGACAGCGGGTGAACTGGTTTATGAAGAAGTTGAAAGCATGATCGATGAATGGGTTGCTTCTCTTTTCGATGGAATATCGGAAGAGAATCAAATCACCATCACGCAAGCTCTCGATATCATAAAAAGAAATCTAATATAA
- a CDS encoding MFS transporter produces the protein MEELKKEPLWTKNFLIVSSINFLIILIFFLLVVTIGEYAVDEFGASTSTAGLISSIFIIGTLIGRLFTGRIIVSVGTKKTFFIGLSFFVVTTLSYFFAVNLSLLMVIRLLHGLSVGIISTATGTVVAQIIPHSRRGEGIGYYSMSIVLATAIGPFIGILLTQAFDHYQIIFLFNTVLVAICVGVSFLLKIADPKRLHTDTEQNKKTGFSIKNYIEPKAMNISFIALLVGFVYSGVMSFLSFYSKDIHLVKSGSLFFLVYAIAVLVSRPVTGPLMDQRGANIVIYPALILFGLGMALFSQATNSFIFLLSACIIGFGYGNFNSIAQALAIKGIEPERLGHATSTYFILYDLGLGAGPFVLGFFVTIMGYRHLFLAMVPILAIAIMLYSVFVGKKEKMEANAA, from the coding sequence ATGGAAGAGTTAAAGAAAGAACCACTATGGACAAAAAACTTTTTGATTGTTTCATCGATAAACTTTTTAATCATATTAATATTCTTTTTATTGGTTGTAACAATTGGGGAATATGCGGTTGATGAATTTGGAGCATCTACAAGTACTGCAGGGTTAATTTCTAGCATTTTTATTATCGGTACCCTTATCGGTCGATTATTTACTGGTCGGATTATCGTTTCTGTTGGAACAAAAAAGACCTTTTTTATTGGTCTATCTTTTTTCGTCGTAACGACACTTTCTTATTTTTTTGCAGTGAACCTTTCCTTACTGATGGTTATTCGTTTGTTACATGGACTTTCAGTTGGAATCATTAGTACAGCAACGGGTACAGTAGTTGCGCAAATCATTCCTCATTCAAGACGTGGTGAAGGAATTGGTTATTATAGTATGAGTATTGTACTGGCAACAGCAATTGGACCCTTTATTGGAATATTACTTACCCAGGCTTTCGATCATTATCAAATCATATTTTTATTTAACACCGTATTAGTTGCGATTTGTGTGGGTGTTTCATTTTTATTAAAAATTGCCGATCCAAAACGTCTTCATACTGATACTGAACAGAATAAGAAAACTGGTTTTTCTATTAAAAATTATATTGAACCGAAAGCAATGAACATTTCCTTTATCGCCTTACTCGTTGGTTTCGTTTATTCGGGTGTTATGTCGTTCTTATCTTTTTATAGCAAGGATATTCATTTGGTAAAATCAGGAAGTTTGTTTTTCTTAGTGTATGCCATTGCCGTTTTAGTTTCCCGTCCTGTTACAGGACCTTTAATGGACCAGCGTGGGGCAAATATTGTTATTTATCCAGCCCTTATTCTTTTTGGTTTAGGAATGGCCCTATTCAGTCAAGCCACTAATAGTTTCATTTTTTTATTGTCTGCCTGTATCATTGGCTTTGGATATGGTAATTTCAATTCAATTGCTCAAGCACTGGCAATTAAAGGAATTGAACCTGAGCGACTAGGTCATGCGACATCAACGTATTTTATTCTTTATGATCTCGGTTTAGGTGCTGGACCATTCGTGCTTGGTTTCTTCGTTACAATCATGGGCTACCGACACCTGTTTCTTGCAATGGTACCCATTCTAGCTATTGCCATTATGTTATACTCCGTTTTCGTCGGTAAAAAAGAAAAAATGGAAGCGAATGCTGCATAA
- a CDS encoding bh protein encodes MKISELEVSLYCSHCHNETLHRVQYLNEKIYSTTCTNCHHKIEINLSPLREFYKEIYKRISSKPTRLTEEYKEDLSTFIHKFPKRVLTKPYRLKKYVSETRQAFKKLKE; translated from the coding sequence ATGAAAATTTCAGAATTAGAAGTGTCCTTGTATTGCTCACACTGTCATAATGAAACGCTTCACCGTGTTCAATATTTAAATGAAAAGATTTATAGTACTACATGTACCAACTGCCATCATAAAATAGAAATAAACTTAAGCCCATTAAGAGAATTTTATAAAGAAATTTATAAAAGAATTAGTTCTAAACCTACAAGGCTAACCGAGGAATACAAAGAAGATTTAAGTACATTCATTCATAAATTTCCGAAGCGAGTCTTAACAAAACCTTATCGGCTTAAAAAATATGTAAGTGAAACACGGCAAGCATTTAAAAAACTTAAAGAGTAG
- a CDS encoding sugar-binding transcriptional regulator — protein sequence MYYHDGLTQAEVANKLGVSRPVISKLLQKAKDEGIVKVYIKDESVHTVELEQELEKQFGLSDAVVIPNTNFTAEMAKRAVGEAGANYISQNLKTVKSIGISWGETLAYLVQEFPFERREDIVVVPLEGGMGVKKVEIHANQLANELAKKLHGSCAFLYAPAIVETEELKERLMATEDIQTVLEIGRKVDIAIIAVGNPFDNSTLMKLGYLDEEDLSHLERIGTVGDIGYRFFDENGHSINDTLNSKIVGVSLNELKNINKVIAVVEGEHKVKSILGALRGQIIDVLITDERTASAILTNK from the coding sequence ATGTATTACCATGATGGGCTGACTCAAGCGGAAGTTGCCAATAAATTAGGTGTATCTAGACCTGTTATCTCAAAATTACTTCAAAAGGCAAAAGATGAAGGGATTGTTAAGGTCTATATAAAGGATGAAAGTGTACATACTGTTGAATTGGAACAGGAGCTCGAAAAACAATTTGGACTTTCAGATGCAGTCGTTATTCCAAACACAAATTTTACCGCTGAAATGGCGAAAAGAGCAGTTGGAGAAGCAGGTGCAAACTATATATCTCAAAATTTGAAAACTGTTAAAAGCATTGGAATTTCATGGGGAGAGACCCTTGCCTATCTTGTTCAGGAATTTCCTTTTGAGCGAAGAGAAGATATAGTCGTTGTTCCTTTAGAAGGAGGAATGGGTGTCAAGAAAGTAGAAATCCATGCAAATCAGCTCGCAAATGAGCTGGCAAAAAAACTTCATGGAAGCTGTGCTTTTTTATATGCACCTGCGATTGTTGAAACGGAAGAATTAAAGGAAAGATTAATGGCAACTGAAGATATCCAAACGGTTCTAGAAATTGGACGGAAAGTGGATATTGCTATCATTGCAGTTGGTAATCCGTTCGATAACTCCACTTTAATGAAACTTGGGTACTTGGATGAAGAGGATCTAAGCCATTTAGAGAGGATCGGAACTGTTGGGGACATTGGATACCGATTTTTTGACGAAAACGGTCATTCAATTAATGATACTTTAAATTCGAAGATCGTTGGGGTTTCCCTAAATGAATTAAAAAATATTAATAAAGTCATTGCAGTCGTTGAAGGTGAGCATAAAGTGAAAAGTATACTCGGAGCACTGAGAGGGCAGATTATTGACGTATTAATAACAGATGAACGGACAGCAAGTGCTATCTTAACTAACAAATAA
- a CDS encoding PTS glucitol/sorbitol transporter subunit IIA → MTKSIVKEVGELVPTFKDDKIVILFGPQAPQGLREMAVIHEFQNVTDEPLKAGGTIQFDDESFTITAVGSLANQNLKELGHISIYFQEQMEDILPGAVFAAPNKFPEIKEGTVITIK, encoded by the coding sequence GTGACTAAATCGATAGTAAAAGAAGTTGGCGAGTTAGTACCTACGTTTAAAGACGATAAAATAGTAATTTTATTTGGACCTCAAGCACCACAGGGATTACGAGAGATGGCTGTAATTCACGAGTTTCAGAATGTAACAGATGAACCACTAAAAGCAGGTGGGACCATTCAATTTGATGATGAGTCCTTTACCATTACAGCTGTCGGTTCATTAGCAAACCAAAACTTAAAAGAATTAGGGCATATTTCAATCTATTTTCAGGAGCAGATGGAGGATATTCTGCCAGGAGCTGTATTTGCAGCCCCGAATAAATTTCCTGAAATTAAAGAGGGAACCGTTATTACGATAAAATAA
- a CDS encoding NAD(P)H-dependent oxidoreductase produces the protein MSVYQKLLQRERENAPIKVGVIGAGQMGFGMIAQISKIPGMIVTGICDVNVDAAQRAADYFNSQSTKKETIIVTNDYRKVIQSQTVEVIVDATGVPEVGANISLEALRSKKHIVLLNVEVDITIGSIMYQMFNNAGLVYTGSAGDEPAATLELYEFAKTMGLEVLVAGKGKNNPFNPLSNPDVAAAEAKQKHMSAHMLCAFQDGTKTMAEMNLLSNAIGLVPDKVGMHGVSATVQDVADKLNLKENGGVLDNFGVVEYVNGLAPGVFVIVKSELEPVDAELRYLKVGNGPHYVFYRPYHLASLETPITIAKAVLEHDSSIHPLGAPISETVAVAKRDINAGESVDGIGGYSVRGVLETHLDMKTNGHIPIGLISGKVVAKRDIKVGQFLTLDDVELDHSTTVWKLRALQDQLFPTNLEARSFVTL, from the coding sequence ATGTCAGTATATCAAAAGCTTTTACAACGTGAACGCGAAAACGCACCAATTAAGGTTGGAGTAATTGGGGCAGGTCAAATGGGTTTTGGAATGATTGCTCAAATTTCTAAAATTCCTGGTATGATCGTAACTGGAATATGTGATGTTAATGTTGATGCAGCTCAAAGAGCAGCGGATTATTTTAACTCTCAATCTACTAAAAAGGAAACTATTATTGTAACGAATGATTATCGTAAAGTGATTCAATCTCAAACAGTAGAGGTTATCGTTGATGCTACTGGCGTTCCTGAGGTAGGAGCGAATATTTCCCTTGAGGCATTGCGCTCAAAAAAACACATTGTACTTTTAAATGTTGAAGTAGATATTACAATCGGTTCTATAATGTATCAAATGTTTAACAATGCGGGATTAGTCTATACTGGCTCTGCTGGCGATGAGCCTGCAGCAACTCTTGAATTATATGAATTTGCTAAAACAATGGGATTAGAAGTATTAGTGGCAGGGAAAGGTAAGAACAATCCGTTTAATCCATTATCTAATCCTGACGTTGCAGCAGCAGAAGCAAAACAAAAGCATATGAGTGCACACATGCTTTGCGCATTCCAGGATGGAACAAAAACAATGGCTGAAATGAACCTATTAAGTAACGCTATTGGATTAGTCCCAGATAAAGTTGGTATGCACGGTGTATCTGCAACAGTTCAAGATGTTGCTGACAAATTAAACTTAAAAGAAAATGGCGGTGTATTGGATAACTTTGGTGTTGTCGAATATGTAAACGGTTTAGCACCAGGTGTATTCGTTATTGTAAAAAGTGAACTTGAACCAGTGGATGCTGAGCTTCGCTATTTAAAAGTAGGGAATGGACCGCACTATGTATTCTACCGTCCGTATCACTTGGCAAGCTTAGAAACTCCGATTACGATTGCAAAAGCCGTGTTGGAGCATGACTCATCAATCCATCCACTAGGGGCGCCAATTTCGGAAACGGTTGCCGTTGCAAAACGAGACATTAATGCTGGTGAGTCAGTAGATGGCATTGGTGGTTATTCTGTTCGTGGTGTTTTAGAAACACATCTTGATATGAAGACTAATGGCCATATTCCAATTGGACTAATTAGTGGTAAAGTAGTCGCAAAAAGAGATATTAAGGTTGGTCAGTTCTTAACTTTGGATGATGTTGAACTAGATCACTCTACAACTGTATGGAAATTAAGAGCACTTCAAGATCAGTTATTCCCTACGAACCTTGAAGCACGTTCATTCGTTACGTTATAA
- a CDS encoding transcriptional regulator GutM — MQLAIILSAVLIVQYLLSFIQIKQYKKSIDKIVGNYKGENGYFMFSGMERSKLRPGAIAILVVDQDYIVHECQMLKGLSILTKFKSLEKYKGQHVGEILNDINENSLILKKKRIPSNYKALLKAGENALLSISKNKISIGI, encoded by the coding sequence GTGCAACTTGCAATAATTTTGAGCGCCGTTCTAATTGTTCAATATCTATTATCATTTATTCAAATCAAGCAATATAAAAAAAGTATTGATAAAATCGTTGGCAATTATAAAGGTGAAAATGGTTATTTTATGTTCTCTGGTATGGAAAGAAGCAAGCTTCGTCCAGGAGCAATTGCTATTTTAGTAGTTGATCAAGATTATATTGTTCATGAATGCCAAATGTTAAAAGGATTATCCATTTTAACCAAATTTAAATCATTAGAAAAATATAAGGGTCAACATGTTGGCGAAATATTAAATGATATAAATGAAAATTCCCTCATTCTTAAAAAGAAGAGGATCCCTTCAAATTATAAAGCCCTCTTAAAAGCAGGAGAAAATGCCTTACTATCAATTTCAAAAAATAAAATTTCAATCGGAATCTAA
- a CDS encoding PTS glucitol/sorbitol transporter subunit IIC, with the protein MEWIKWLGEHFIGMFNAGGETFMALFTGIVPTLVVLLTFTYAVMKFIGEDRVSRAIQFAAKYTLLRYTLMPVLSVLMLTNPMAYTFGRFLPEKQKPAFYDSAVSFVHPVTGLFPYANAGELFVYLGIANGIKELGLPISDLAVRYFIVGIVVILMRGIITELITKYLAKKVEA; encoded by the coding sequence ATGGAATGGATTAAATGGTTGGGAGAGCATTTCATCGGAATGTTTAACGCAGGTGGAGAAACATTTATGGCACTATTTACAGGAATAGTTCCTACATTAGTGGTCCTATTAACATTCACGTATGCTGTAATGAAATTTATTGGAGAAGACCGAGTTAGTAGAGCTATTCAATTCGCTGCAAAGTATACCTTATTACGCTATACATTGATGCCTGTTCTTTCAGTATTAATGTTAACCAACCCAATGGCTTATACATTCGGCCGTTTCTTACCAGAAAAACAAAAACCAGCATTCTATGATTCTGCCGTTTCGTTTGTACATCCAGTAACAGGATTATTTCCTTATGCTAATGCCGGAGAACTATTTGTCTATTTAGGAATTGCGAATGGAATTAAAGAATTAGGCCTTCCAATTTCAGATCTTGCTGTGCGCTACTTTATCGTGGGTATTGTTGTTATTTTAATGCGTGGAATTATAACTGAATTAATTACAAAGTATCTTGCCAAAAAAGTGGAAGCGTAA
- a CDS encoding PTS glucitol/sorbitol transporter subunit IIB, whose amino-acid sequence MTQAVFVTKGSGGWGVGLHLEPQGKKNKVVSITGGGIHPVARRIAELSGTEAVDGFKSHVPEEEMMCVVIDCGGTARIGVYPMKRIPTVDILPSSPSGPLAKHITEDIFVSGVTEKDILVADGVSQAAAAVAKEETAEPKFNTKDKAQFKESYDQLKKEHAQNSKENFLLRFSKGIGGVTGTFYQAGRDTVEMLLKNIIPFMAFVSMLMGIINYTGIGDVIANSLSPLAGSLWGLLVIVVICSLPFLSPVLGPGAVIAQVIGVLIGSQIALGHIPPQFALPALFAINAQVGCDFIPVGLSLGEAKPETVKYGVPAVLYSRLITGVLSVIIAYFASFGMY is encoded by the coding sequence ATGACTCAAGCGGTATTCGTTACAAAAGGTTCTGGCGGTTGGGGAGTTGGCCTTCATCTTGAACCACAAGGAAAGAAAAACAAAGTTGTGTCCATTACTGGTGGAGGTATTCATCCAGTAGCAAGAAGAATTGCAGAATTATCAGGAACCGAAGCAGTTGACGGATTTAAAAGTCATGTTCCAGAGGAAGAAATGATGTGCGTAGTCATTGACTGTGGCGGTACCGCACGTATTGGTGTGTATCCAATGAAGCGTATTCCAACTGTCGATATTCTTCCATCATCACCTTCAGGCCCACTTGCAAAGCATATTACCGAAGACATTTTTGTTTCAGGTGTAACAGAAAAAGACATCCTTGTCGCTGATGGTGTTTCTCAGGCAGCCGCGGCAGTGGCAAAAGAAGAAACTGCTGAACCGAAGTTTAACACAAAAGATAAAGCACAATTTAAAGAGAGTTATGATCAGCTAAAGAAAGAGCATGCTCAAAATAGCAAAGAAAATTTCTTATTGAGGTTCTCAAAAGGAATTGGTGGTGTTACCGGAACGTTCTATCAAGCAGGTCGTGACACGGTTGAGATGCTTCTAAAAAATATTATTCCTTTTATGGCTTTTGTTAGTATGCTTATGGGTATTATCAATTATACAGGTATTGGTGATGTGATAGCGAATTCGCTTTCGCCTCTCGCAGGATCACTTTGGGGACTTCTTGTCATTGTAGTTATTTGTTCGCTTCCATTCTTGTCCCCTGTACTTGGGCCAGGAGCCGTTATCGCTCAGGTTATTGGTGTATTAATCGGTAGCCAAATTGCATTGGGACATATTCCTCCACAATTTGCCTTACCGGCATTATTCGCTATTAACGCACAAGTAGGCTGTGATTTCATCCCTGTAGGTTTATCACTTGGAGAAGCAAAACCAGAAACAGTTAAATATGGTGTACCTGCTGTTTTATATAGCCGTTTAATTACAGGTGTATTATCCGTTATTATTGCGTATTTTGCTAGTTTCGGAATGTATTAG